In Onychostoma macrolepis isolate SWU-2019 chromosome 06, ASM1243209v1, whole genome shotgun sequence, one DNA window encodes the following:
- the gli1 gene encoding zinc finger protein GLI1 isoform X1, translated as MMFVPPAQSRSPSSSSSSRSVAVAGVFVSMPVDMQPHQGLYHYNNTANQPSRGLAPSVRSPYSEVLPHSREMFNPSMTPGACMDPYMRPPHGMMGHRGMPPPESVSGAPYCNQSMMGSHHNFMHNQPGSEHMGSGDASCFSTPRSMLKLSKKRALSISPLSDASVDLQTVIRTSPNSLVAFVNSRCGPNAASSYGHLSVGSMSPSLGFSSSMNYPCRPQGNMYSSLAASCPRLHAPAKHTHLKTEPVLGSVMDSINIKNLEEHSEGDVASPSSTGTQDPLLGLLEGRDDLDKEEKPEPEAIYETNCHWESCSKEFDTQEQLVHHINNEHIHGEKKEFVCHWKDCSREQRPFKAQYMLVVHMRRHTGEKPHKCTFEGCNKAYSRLENLKTHLRSHTGEKPYVCEHEGCNKAFSNASDRAKHQNRTHSNEKPYVCKIPGCTKRYTDPSSLRKHVKTVHGPEAHITKKHRGDTGPRPLGLNPAGQSSELLIEKEERSREDCKLLAPETALKSQPSPGGQSSCSSERSPLGSANNNDSGVEMNLNAAGSLEDLTTQEESGNTGVAESGGGSGGMCMSVQALKRLENLKIDKLKQIRRPTPPGRSAGNKLPALSGEMMGMCAPSPLLSNRRVMELSAPDLGGVSGMGMPCPPNDRRGSGTSSLSSAYTVSRRSSMVSPYLSSRRSSDVSQVGHCQSVMGTDVPGDPLSPQNSQRGRSCQNHIPGGLPGLPSLTPAQQYSLKAKYAAATGGPPPTPLPNMDQPGNPGRFLRECHGQPLPPFLQQGGTRRHSANAEYGTGVIYPHQAPGNNTRRASDPVRSLADPQGLPKVQRFNSLSNVSLMSRRNALQQCGSDATLSRHMYSPRPPSITENVMMEAMAMDPHGTAEGREQGNMIQGGDRAYMGYQQPQQCNHPHNASQLSPGQEGLSCMDQVYQSQMQGPYQREEICATGIIGQADIANSLLQQAEFGMSNCQLSPSGPHYPSQGDGSGPWGQTNQLHSPQTDMQYQCASMQGQHYPQQGVYDPTSDPGHQRVTVKPEQFHSSMGGSSSCQNTKPLHQHRHNANMQAYPPQSGQAIMGRSSNANCDFHHGQMAAQVALPQQSQAGSFPSGGGINLALAESRRSQTPMHQMKEMMVRNYVQSQQALLWEQQQEQRVVDGLSGKADGMEMGGHQPANQNLYPGSSYQGYPNQNLMSPPQNRVPGSIKEHSAGIQGSCYGPDMVPRPPQARKTLSRQNSLSQQTGGAYLGSPTHLSPVHSTTSPRRGVRLPPVQQQQQQQHSENFTNNNNPMYYSGQIHMHPDIEKTQDGPCLAQQHLTGIDPSTKPTSMAYSDPAPMSNALENLDLENAQIDFASIIDDPEPSSYSPINPPLGHHQCSSQTSSRLTTPQTSITLPSGLSNMAIGDMTSMLTSLAGENKYLNTLS; from the exons AGGTCTGTGGCTGTAGCGGGTGTGTTCGTCTCAATGCCAGTGGATATGCAGCCGCACCAAGGGCTGTACCACTACAACAACACCGCCAACCAGCCGAGCCGAGG aCTGGCTCCGTCAGTGCGATCGCCCTACAGCGAGGTGTTACCCCACAGCAGAGAGATGTTTAACCCCTCCATGACCCCAGGAGCCTGTATGGACCCCTACATGCGGCCGCCGCACGGCATGATGGGACACCGCGGGATGCCTCCGCCAGAGA gtGTCAGCGGCGCCCCCTACTGTAACCAGAGCATGATGGGATCTCATCACAACTTCATGCATAACCAGCCGGGATCTGAACACATGGGATCAGGAGACG CGTCTTGTTTCTCGACGCCTCGCTCCATGCTGAAGTTGAGTAAGAAGCGTGCGCTGTCCATCTCGCCGCTGTCCGATGCCAGTGTGGACCTGCAGACGGTCATCCGCACCTCGCCCAACTCTCTGGTGGCGTTTGTGAACTCGCGCTGCGGGCCGAACGCTGCCAGCTCGTATGGACATCTGTCTGTGGGCAGCATGAG tcCTTCGTTGGGTTTCTCCAGCTCCATGAACTACCCTTGCAGACCGCAGGGAAACATGTACAGCTCTCTCGCTGCATCGTGCCCCAGACTCCACGCTCcggccaaacacacacac CTGAAGACCGAGCCTGTTCTGGGCAGCGTGATGGACAGCATTAACATCAAGAACCTGGAGGAGCATTCGGAGGGAGACGTGGCGAGTCCATCCTCAACTGGAACCCAG GATCCTCTTCTGGGTTTACTGGAAGGCAGAGATGATCTTGATAAGGAGGAGAAACCTGAACCAGAGGCCATTTACGAGACCAACTGCCACTGGGAGAGCTGCAGCAAAGAGTTCGACACTCAGGAGCAACTCGTGCAT CACATCAATAACGAGCACATCCACGGCGAGAAGAAGGAGTTTGTGTGTCACTGGAAGGACTGTTCTCGAGAGCAGCGGCCCTTTAAGGCCCAGTACATGCTAGTGGTCCACATGCGCAGACACACAGGAGAGAAACCTCACAAGTGCACT TTTGAAGGCTGTAATAAAGCATACTCGCGTCTGGAGAACCTGAAGACTCATCTGCGCTCGCACACCGGCGAGAAACCGTATGTGTGTGAACACGAGGGCTGCAACAAGGCTTTCTCCAATGCATCAGACCGCGCAAAGCACCAGAATCGAACACACTCCAATGAG AAACCGTACGTTTGTAAGATCCCCGGCTGTACGAAGCGCTACACCGACCCGAGCTCTCTGAGGAAGCACGTGAAGACGGTACACGGACCCGAGGCTCACATCACTAAAAAGCACCGTGGAGACACCGGACCACGTCCTCTGGGTCTGAACCCTGCAGGTCAGAGCTCTGAACTTCTGATAGAAAAAGAGGAGAGAAGCAGAGAGGACTGCAAATTACTCGCTCCAGAAACCGCACTG AAATCCCAGCCAAGTCCTGGCGGCCAGTCATCCTGTAGTAGCGAACGTTCTCCACTCGGGAGCGCCAACAACAACGACAGCGGTGTGGAGATGAACCTCAATGCGGCGGGGAGTCTGGAGGACCTGACCACACAGGAGGAGAGCGGGAACACCGGCGTGGCCGAGTCCGGCGGCGGGTCGGGGGGAATGTGCATGTCTGTTCAGGCCTTGAAGAGGTTGGAGAACCTAAAGATCGACAAACTGAAGCAAATTCGCCGGCCAACACCACCTGGGCGGAGCGCAGGGAATAAACTGCCGGCTCTCTCAG GAGAGATGATGGGCATGTGTGCGCCTTCACCCTTGCTCTCCAACCGGCGTGTAATGGAGCTTTCTGCCCCGGATCTGGGTGGAGTTAGTGGAATGGGAATGCCCTGCCCACCAAACGACCGGCGAGGCAGCGGCACCAGCAGCCTCAGCTCTGCCTACACAGTGAGCCGCCGTTCGTCTATGGTCTCGCCCTACCTATCAAGCAGACGCTCCAGTGATGTGTCTCAAGTGGGTCACTGCCAGTCCGTAATGGGGACCGATGTTCCCGGCGACCCGCTGTCTCCTCAGAACAGCCAAAGAGGCAGATCATGCCAGAATCATATCCCCGGTGGGTTGCCAGGTCTACCGAGTCTGACTCCTGCGCAGCAGTATAGTCTGAAAGCTAAATATGCAGCAGCAACAGGCGGCCCACCGCCAACCCCGCTACCCAACATGGAccaacctggcaaccctggaaGATTCCTACGGGAATGCCATGGCCAACCTCTTCCTCCGTTTCTGCAGCAAGGCGGCACGAGGAGGCACAGTGCTAATGCTGAATATGGCACGGGAGTGATCTATCCACATCAGGCACCCGGGAACAACACGAGGCGCGCCAGCGACCCTGTACGCTCTCTTGCCGACCCGCAGGGTTTACCCAAGGTGCAACGCTTTAATAGCTTAAGCAACGTGTCCCTTATGAGTCGCCGCAATGCACTGCAGCAGTGCGGGTCTGATGCCACTCTAAGCAGGCACATGTACTCGCCTCGTCCTCCGAGCATCACTGAAAATGTCATGATGGAGGCCATGGCCATGGATCCTCATGGGACTGCCGAAGGCAGAGAGCAAGGCAACATGATCCAAGGTGGAGACCGAGCCTACATGGGCTACCAGCAACCTCAACAATGCAACCACCCTCACAATGCAAGTCAACTGTCTCCCGGACAAGAAGGCCTGAGTTGCATGGATCAAGTCTACCAGTCTCAAATGCAAGGTCCGTACCAGCGTGAGGAGATCTGTGCAACTGGGATAATTGGTCAGGCTGACATTGCGAACAGTCTTCTACAGCAAGCCGAGTTCGGCATGAGCAACTGTCAGCTTAGCCCCTCCGGTCCACATTATCCCAGCCAGGGTGATGGATCAGGACCCTGGGGACAGACCAACCAGCTCCACAGCCCTCAAACCGATATGCAGTACCAGTGTGCAAGCATGCAAGGACAACACTATCCTCAACAAGGTGTATACGACCCTACATCTGACCCTGGCCATCAAAGAGTTACTGTAAAACCAGAGCAGTTCCATTCATCCATGGGAGGATCCAGTTCCTGCCAGAACACTAAACCTCTACACCAGCATCGGCATAATGCAAATATGCAGGCGTATCCACCACAGTCAGGTCAGGCTATCATGGGCAGGTCCTCCAATGCGAACTGTGACTTCCATCATGGCCAGATGGCAGCACAAGTCGCTCTTCCACAGCAGAGCCAGGCGGGATCGTTCCCGAGCGGTGGAGGGATAAATCTTGCACTGGCGGAGAGCCGTAGGTCGCAGACGCCAATGCATCAGATGAAGGAAATGATGGTGAGGAATTATGTGCAGTCCCAACAAGCGCTCCTTTGGGAACAGCAGCAGGAGCAAAGAGTAGTCGATGGTCTCTCTGGGAAGGCCGATGGCATGGAAATGGGAGGACATCAACCAGCTAACCAGAACCTTTATCCTGGGAGCTCCTACCAAGGCTACCCCAATCAGAACTTGATGAGCCCACCGCAAAATCGAGTTCCCGGTTCCATCAAGGAGCATTCAGCTGGGATCCAGGGATCCTGCTACGGGCCGGATATGGTGCCACGACCACCTCAGGCACGAAAGACTCTGAGTCGCCAAAACAGCCTATCCCAGCAGACAGGTGGAGCTTACCTGGGCAGCCCGACTCACCTGAGCCCGGTCCACTCCACCACCAGTCCCAGAAGAGGAGTCCGTCTCCCACCGGTTcaacaacagcaacagcagcagcattCAGAAAACTTCACCAATAACAACAACCCCATGTACTACTCAGGCCAGATACACATGCACCCCGACATAGAGAAGACTCAGGATGGTCCATGCCTGGCCCAGCAGCACCTGACAGGGATAGACCCTAGTACCAAGCCCACCTCGATGGCCTACTCGGACCCTGCACCCATGTCCAACGCCTTAGAAAACCTGGACTTGGAGAATGCTCAGATTGACTTTGCTTCCATCATTGATGACCCAGAACCTTCATCTTACAGTCCAATAAACCCACCGCTTGGACACCACCAGTGCTCCTCTCAGACCTCCTCCCGTCTCACCACACCCCAAACCTCCATCACCCTTCCAAGTGGCCTTTCCAATATGGCAATTGGGGACATGACCTCAATGTTGACGTCCCTTGCTGGGGAGAACAAGTATTTGAACACATTGTCTTAA